From Saprospiraceae bacterium, one genomic window encodes:
- a CDS encoding ATP-binding cassette domain-containing protein: protein MARFQENITIRQLVNPSVIECVVDLMFVLLYIPILLIYNLKLGFLALVFVLLYAGMTIWYTPKIRALAYKVFYRNLETLGDFLDTLLGMLSVKLLAIENFKFWQWKNKYKRTLNVVMESEQQSAVLHSVQRSIYYVSQVGVFWVGAWMCFSNEITIGQYLAITAIFVIVLNSLNNLSMIWYNLTELSVGISRLNDVLLQETEYSSILEQQNDFNCFPVQVKMSILNIPKARKHYVLNQLNFDIRQGEHIGIAGRNGSGKTTLVKLFLNLYPDYEGSIHFGQTDMKRINPEALRKKVFLFPQEIYVFNGTIKENILYGNLDASMDDIIRAAKLADLHDFVSSQYLGYNYKIGDFGANLSGGQRLKIGFARLFLSNPELIILDEASSMLDVESEQKIMANIKSHFKDKTIISIAHRMQTLRNADRILVIDGGQIVEEGNHDHLMKLDGGLYQGFMRTYVDY from the coding sequence ATGGCGAGGTTTCAGGAAAATATTACCATCAGGCAACTGGTCAACCCATCAGTCATAGAATGTGTCGTGGATCTGATGTTTGTTTTGTTGTATATTCCCATTCTCTTAATATATAATCTAAAACTCGGTTTTCTGGCCTTGGTTTTTGTCCTCCTTTATGCAGGAATGACCATTTGGTACACACCAAAAATCAGAGCACTCGCTTATAAAGTTTTCTACAGAAATCTTGAAACGCTTGGAGACTTTTTAGACACATTGCTTGGAATGCTCAGTGTTAAATTACTTGCGATTGAAAATTTCAAATTTTGGCAATGGAAAAATAAATACAAAAGAACACTCAACGTTGTCATGGAATCCGAGCAGCAAAGCGCAGTCCTCCATTCGGTCCAGCGAAGTATTTATTATGTCAGTCAGGTAGGCGTGTTTTGGGTGGGGGCCTGGATGTGTTTTTCCAATGAAATCACCATTGGACAATACCTAGCGATCACCGCTATTTTTGTGATTGTGCTCAACTCGCTCAACAACCTCTCAATGATCTGGTACAATCTGACCGAATTGTCGGTGGGCATCAGTCGTTTGAATGATGTGCTCCTTCAGGAAACTGAATATTCCTCCATACTTGAACAGCAAAACGATTTCAATTGCTTTCCGGTACAAGTAAAAATGTCAATTTTAAATATTCCAAAAGCCAGGAAACATTATGTCCTTAACCAGTTAAATTTTGACATAAGACAGGGAGAGCATATTGGAATTGCAGGTCGGAATGGATCTGGCAAAACCACTCTGGTAAAATTATTTCTCAATCTCTATCCGGATTACGAAGGCAGCATCCATTTTGGACAAACGGACATGAAGCGCATCAATCCAGAAGCTTTGAGGAAAAAAGTATTTCTCTTTCCACAGGAGATCTATGTATTCAACGGAACAATCAAAGAAAACATCTTATATGGCAATCTGGATGCAAGCATGGATGACATCATCAGAGCGGCAAAGTTAGCAGATCTGCACGATTTTGTTTCTTCCCAATACTTAGGTTACAATTATAAGATAGGTGATTTTGGGGCCAATCTTTCCGGAGGACAAAGACTGAAGATTGGATTTGCCAGATTATTTCTCTCCAATCCTGAGCTTATCATCCTGGATGAAGCGAGCAGTATGCTGGATGTTGAATCCGAACAAAAGATCATGGCCAATATCAAATCCCATTTTAAAGACAAAACCATCATCAGCATCGCCCACAGGATGCAGACCCTTCGCAATGCAGACCGGATCTTGGTCATTGACGGTGGACAAATTGTAGAAGAAGGCAATCACGATCATCTAATGAAGCTGGATGGCGGTCTCTATCAGGGATTTATGAGAACCTACGTAGATTATTGA
- a CDS encoding transposase has product MDQSKTNNRRRRYDTEFKLNAIHLLESGRNASELADSLGVSKQMLYNWRSQIRITRNASVQPGTNNPYTELEQLRKKLRDVEMERDILKKALNIFSRQT; this is encoded by the coding sequence ATGGATCAATCAAAGACAAACAATCGGAGGAGGAGGTACGATACCGAGTTTAAGCTTAATGCCATTCATTTGCTCGAATCCGGGAGGAACGCTAGCGAATTAGCTGATTCTCTTGGCGTTAGTAAGCAAATGCTTTACAATTGGCGTAGTCAAATCAGGATTACCAGGAATGCTTCCGTCCAGCCAGGAACAAATAATCCTTATACTGAACTTGAACAGCTCCGTAAGAAATTAAGGGATGTTGAAATGGAAAGGGATATTTTAAAAAAAGCCTTGAACATTTTCAGCCGGCAGACATGA